One window of Sulfurospirillum sp. 1612 genomic DNA carries:
- a CDS encoding EF-hand domain-containing protein, whose product MNVTSSSSYPTTMSNSIFSNSSSSLSTKFANDLLSSMDSDSSGGIDVAEFSDAALALSDASDTSSIETAFSSLDTNQDGNINVDELASSIEGIMNQQAGATGGMPPPPPPPSSSSGGKSEEDDALSAIGTTSSSDSETTIYDAADTNNDGTVSLEEALAYQQSMQESSVSNNAKPQNGDFMQSLLGHVISQYATEDVTTTSALNLSA is encoded by the coding sequence ATGAATGTAACTTCTAGCTCAAGCTACCCGACAACGATGTCAAACTCTATTTTTAGTAATAGTAGTAGTTCTTTGAGTACCAAGTTTGCAAACGATTTGCTTTCTTCTATGGACAGTGATTCTAGTGGTGGCATTGATGTTGCAGAGTTTAGTGATGCAGCACTTGCGCTTTCTGATGCCAGTGATACATCGAGTATCGAGACCGCCTTTTCATCTCTCGATACGAATCAAGATGGCAATATTAATGTCGATGAACTTGCGAGTTCAATCGAAGGAATCATGAACCAACAAGCCGGTGCAACCGGTGGTATGCCTCCACCTCCTCCACCTCCTTCCTCAAGTAGTGGTGGAAAGAGTGAAGAGGATGATGCGTTGAGTGCTATTGGTACGACTTCATCAAGTGATAGTGAGACAACGATCTATGATGCAGCAGATACCAACAATGATGGAACGGTATCATTGGAAGAAGCATTAGCATACCAACAATCCATGCAAGAGAGTAGTGTGAGCAACAATGCAAAGCCCCAAAACGGAGACTTTATGCAATCGCTCTTAGGTCACGTTATTTCTCAGTATGCTACTGAGGATGTCACGACCACATCGGCACTCAATCTTAGTGCCTAG
- a CDS encoding tellurium resistance protein TerC has product MYKASQLAGFFIGISFLLSITAYFLNPQYLIYAGILAWIAMIILFSSLKKKKMLNIFLLLSVINFSISYYNDFTIDFFRVFTVNQYMLTLLIGVGFLRLITNPKKDFSHNLPKGITSFMKTYVSLHLFGSVINMSSIILVGDKLYKKSPLSDSQIIMLTRSFASDALWSPFFVAFAAMITYAPHVKTPVILVIGIFLALVGFLLTYREVIKDPKLKIETFLGYPMSYDSLYLPFALALLVLVANHFFPHIKIIILIPVFSIILVLCVLLIKKGEISAQRALWHHVVHELPNMKSELSLFLIAGMFGVSAGSILAGLHLRMPFENFEWMEASMLLAGFIILSFIGVHPIITIATIGNLFADVNNTLLAAVVLMAWSTSVSTSPFSGVNLTLISRYNLEGSRIFKLNIFYTLKMYIAYTFCLFLISKYLHVS; this is encoded by the coding sequence ATGTACAAGGCATCGCAATTAGCAGGATTTTTTATTGGTATCTCTTTTCTTTTAAGTATTACGGCATATTTTCTTAACCCACAATATCTCATATATGCGGGTATTTTAGCATGGATTGCTATGATTATACTTTTCTCATCATTGAAAAAGAAGAAAATGTTAAATATTTTTTTATTGCTGAGCGTTATCAACTTTTCAATCTCGTATTATAATGATTTCACGATAGATTTTTTTAGAGTGTTCACAGTCAATCAATACATGCTGACACTGCTAATTGGCGTGGGATTTTTGCGGCTGATTACCAATCCTAAAAAAGATTTTTCTCATAACCTTCCAAAAGGTATTACCTCTTTTATGAAGACTTATGTGAGTTTGCATCTATTTGGCTCGGTTATCAATATGTCTTCAATCATTTTAGTGGGAGATAAATTATATAAAAAATCACCACTTTCAGATTCGCAGATTATCATGCTCACCCGTTCTTTTGCTTCAGATGCGTTGTGGTCACCATTTTTTGTGGCATTTGCTGCGATGATTACGTATGCGCCTCATGTAAAAACACCGGTGATTTTAGTGATAGGGATTTTTTTGGCGTTGGTGGGATTTTTGTTGACGTATCGAGAAGTTATAAAAGACCCAAAACTCAAAATTGAAACCTTTTTGGGATATCCTATGTCGTATGATTCTCTTTATTTGCCTTTTGCTTTGGCGCTGTTAGTCTTGGTTGCCAATCACTTTTTCCCACATATTAAGATTATTATCTTGATTCCGGTTTTTTCTATTATCTTAGTGTTATGCGTTTTGCTAATAAAAAAAGGTGAGATTTCAGCTCAGCGTGCGCTTTGGCATCATGTTGTGCATGAGTTGCCCAATATGAAGTCTGAATTGTCGCTCTTTTTGATAGCTGGTATGTTCGGAGTCTCAGCAGGTTCAATACTCGCGGGATTGCATCTGCGTATGCCATTTGAAAATTTTGAGTGGATGGAAGCATCGATGCTACTTGCTGGATTTATCATCCTGTCGTTTATCGGGGTGCATCCGATTATCACCATCGCGACCATTGGCAATTTGTTTGCAGATGTCAACAATACGCTCTTAGCCGCCGTCGTTTTGATGGCATGGTCGACTTCTGTCTCCACGTCACCTTTTAGCGGCGTGAATTTGACACTAATATCACGATATAATTTAGAGGGCAGTCGAATCTTTAAGCTCAATATCTTTTATACGTTGAAAATGTACATTGCCTATACGTTTTGTCTCTTTCTCATATCAAAATATTTACATGTATCATGA
- a CDS encoding FecCD family ABC transporter permease has protein sequence MRQTQHLKKRIQKRIIGFVALLFLLLFFLLINLLTGSNGINFHDLNILFDSQNNLFITQLRLPRALGAILAGALLALSGAIMQGALKNQLASPFTLGISQAAAFGSSFAIIVLQAYSSDNTTISTLSVGFCAFLASMLCMLFIVLLSRVSSLSPNAMVLAGVALGSLFHSMTMFLQYFADDMEASATLFWTFGELGKVTWNHIIMMGIVFVPVYVYFAFSHWKMDALSFGDDSAMTRGVHVTRFRFGALLLSSLLSAVAVSFLGIIGFVGLVAPHITRMIFGANHFSILVFSSFIGAILLLSADFVSKIILMPIILPIGILTSFMGVPMFLYLLLRKGR, from the coding sequence ATGAGACAGACCCAACATCTCAAAAAACGGATTCAAAAACGCATTATCGGCTTTGTCGCGCTCTTATTTTTGTTATTGTTTTTCTTACTCATCAACCTCTTAACTGGTTCTAATGGCATTAATTTTCACGATCTCAATATCTTGTTTGATAGCCAAAACAATCTTTTTATCACCCAACTCAGACTCCCAAGAGCACTCGGAGCCATTCTAGCAGGGGCTCTCTTAGCCCTGAGCGGGGCCATCATGCAAGGCGCGCTCAAAAATCAGCTGGCCTCTCCCTTTACGCTTGGTATCTCGCAAGCTGCGGCCTTTGGCTCCTCTTTTGCCATCATTGTCTTGCAAGCTTATTCTAGTGATAATACCACTATCTCGACACTCAGTGTGGGATTTTGCGCCTTTTTGGCGAGTATGCTCTGCATGCTTTTCATCGTCTTATTATCGCGTGTCTCTTCGCTTTCTCCCAATGCGATGGTTTTAGCAGGGGTGGCGCTGGGGTCTTTATTTCATTCTATGACGATGTTTTTGCAATATTTTGCCGATGATATGGAAGCATCCGCAACACTGTTTTGGACCTTTGGAGAACTAGGGAAAGTGACCTGGAATCATATTATCATGATGGGGATTGTCTTTGTGCCTGTGTATGTTTATTTTGCTTTTTCACATTGGAAAATGGACGCTCTGAGTTTCGGTGATGATAGCGCGATGACTCGCGGTGTGCATGTCACAAGGTTTCGATTTGGTGCATTATTGCTCTCCTCTTTGCTTAGTGCGGTTGCGGTGTCATTTTTGGGGATTATCGGTTTTGTGGGTCTGGTCGCCCCTCACATCACCAGGATGATTTTTGGCGCCAATCACTTTTCTATCCTTGTATTTTCATCATTCATCGGTGCTATTTTGCTCCTCAGTGCGGATTTTGTTTCAAAAATCATCTTGATGCCTATCATCTTGCCGATTGGCATTCTCACCTCTTTTATGGGAGTACCGATGTTTCTTTATCTCTTATTACGAAAGGGGCGTTGA
- a CDS encoding ABC transporter substrate-binding protein, translating to MKIWMICFLLIGATSFAKPIDRVVAIGPGALRLLVYMQVHDKIVGVEKIETKSINFSEYRSILGQKRIASLPIIGSGGAGKLPNPEMLIRLKPDVIIASFIDKKQRQLISQQTHIPIVAISYGAGYGGTQDKLDAIKQSLRKLGEVFHKEKRAKMLIDFMTQQEKELAAFHLKNQDLYIGGIGFKGAHGITSSERHYPPFELLGIQNTLSKNAKINHIIIHEEDLIRKNPPLIFLDLFGKKILLENFNNKKTLYQSLTAYQNKKIFWLLPYNFYNTNIANIYINSWIILSKLGFDIDVKAKMSDIYHAFYGKDYAKLLPSRYPIMEFR from the coding sequence ATGAAAATCTGGATGATTTGTTTTTTACTGATTGGTGCGACAAGTTTTGCAAAGCCTATCGACAGAGTGGTAGCCATCGGTCCTGGAGCATTGCGACTTTTAGTCTATATGCAAGTGCACGATAAAATTGTGGGTGTCGAAAAAATTGAAACAAAATCGATAAATTTTTCTGAATACCGCAGTATTTTAGGACAAAAGCGCATCGCATCACTGCCTATTATCGGCTCAGGCGGTGCGGGTAAACTGCCCAATCCAGAGATGCTCATCAGGCTCAAACCCGATGTCATCATCGCTTCTTTTATCGACAAAAAACAACGTCAGCTCATATCTCAACAAACGCACATCCCGATTGTCGCCATCAGTTACGGGGCAGGATATGGTGGCACGCAGGATAAACTCGATGCCATCAAACAATCCTTGAGAAAACTAGGAGAAGTTTTTCACAAAGAGAAAAGAGCGAAAATGTTGATTGATTTTATGACCCAACAAGAAAAAGAACTCGCCGCCTTTCATCTGAAAAATCAGGATTTGTATATCGGAGGCATTGGTTTTAAAGGCGCACATGGCATCACAAGCAGTGAGCGACATTACCCTCCATTTGAGCTTTTAGGTATCCAAAACACCCTCTCTAAAAATGCCAAAATCAACCATATTATTATTCATGAAGAGGACCTCATCAGAAAAAATCCTCCGTTGATATTTTTAGACTTGTTTGGCAAAAAAATCCTATTAGAAAATTTTAATAATAAAAAAACACTCTATCAATCACTCACCGCATATCAAAACAAAAAAATCTTTTGGCTTTTGCCTTATAATTTTTACAATACCAATATCGCAAATATCTATATTAATAGTTGGATTATCCTCTCAAAATTGGGCTTTGACATCGATGTTAAAGCGAAAATGAGTGACATCTATCATGCATTTTATGGCAAAGATTATGCTAAATTATTGCCCTCAAGATATCCGATTATGGAATTTCGATGA
- a CDS encoding nitrate- and nitrite sensing domain-containing protein — protein MRNYLARFHFISKLLLLIIPPAVIILYMSAQKFYAVYTHNKNLREVERVLMIAPHIGKLVHELQIERGLSAGYLGSKGKTFVQRLATQRTLVDAQYKSVQKLLEDFNHHAGTQKIYGISSLLQELKDVRAITDTLDISAKTQLEIYSKIIMRNINMISTFSKYSQDVWIARTLMVYVSFLHVQEDIGIERAIGTNTFENKRFSPGMRVKLIKILAQKDVSLTFFLTHADQEVLDYYENIATSVPSKQLTEIEHLLIQGKDSDIFTVNSAEWFRLISKKIDILEQVDAYLITTIMTHIKNHDAKIRHNLITIFVLNMAMIILMLLIIYYVSKTLYIENRDQQKVLLQQSKMSAMGEMIGAIAHQWRQPLNAIGVLAQEIEFKYDAGLLQKDELKTLNKEVLEHLDYMSQTINDFRDFFKPDKQKKVFDAQKAIEDALKIIGKQLEAHDISVTVKTRCDEAKHDLAHCFDVDGYEGEFKQVVINLINNAREAIEEKLKSDPTSKKEISVLIERKMSDLSIRIRDSGGGIKEEMLDSIFDIYISSKEEQQGTGLGLYMSKLIIERNMLGMIHAKNREEGAEFEILLFAAS, from the coding sequence ATGCGAAATTATCTTGCCCGATTTCATTTTATCAGTAAATTATTGCTACTTATCATTCCTCCTGCTGTTATTATTTTATATATGAGCGCCCAAAAATTCTATGCAGTCTATACCCACAATAAAAATCTGCGTGAGGTCGAGCGTGTCCTCATGATTGCCCCACATATTGGCAAATTGGTGCACGAACTTCAAATAGAACGCGGTCTTTCTGCTGGGTATCTTGGTTCAAAAGGTAAAACATTTGTGCAGCGATTGGCGACACAGCGCACGTTAGTAGATGCACAATACAAATCGGTACAAAAACTTTTAGAAGATTTCAATCATCATGCTGGTACGCAAAAGATTTATGGAATCTCCTCCTTGCTTCAAGAGCTCAAAGATGTGCGCGCCATCACTGATACGCTGGATATCTCTGCTAAAACGCAGCTAGAGATTTATAGTAAGATTATCATGAGGAATATCAATATGATCTCTACATTTTCTAAGTATTCCCAAGATGTGTGGATTGCACGTACCTTGATGGTGTATGTGAGCTTTTTGCATGTGCAAGAGGATATTGGCATTGAGCGGGCTATCGGGACTAACACGTTTGAAAATAAGAGATTTTCTCCTGGGATGCGCGTCAAATTAATCAAGATCTTGGCACAAAAAGATGTATCATTGACTTTCTTTTTGACGCATGCTGATCAAGAAGTCCTTGATTATTATGAGAATATTGCTACATCCGTACCCTCTAAACAATTGACGGAGATAGAGCATCTTTTGATTCAAGGTAAAGATTCTGATATTTTTACAGTAAATTCTGCTGAGTGGTTTCGTTTGATTTCTAAAAAAATTGATATTTTAGAGCAAGTTGATGCCTATTTGATTACCACAATCATGACGCATATTAAAAATCATGATGCCAAAATACGTCACAATCTTATCACGATTTTTGTTTTGAATATGGCTATGATTATTCTCATGTTACTCATTATTTATTATGTTTCCAAAACGCTTTATATAGAAAATAGAGACCAGCAAAAAGTCCTCTTGCAACAATCTAAAATGTCTGCCATGGGTGAGATGATAGGTGCCATAGCCCACCAATGGCGGCAACCACTGAATGCCATCGGCGTTTTAGCCCAAGAGATAGAATTCAAATATGATGCGGGTCTTTTACAAAAAGATGAGTTAAAAACACTCAATAAAGAGGTTTTGGAGCATCTTGATTATATGTCACAAACTATCAATGATTTTCGTGATTTTTTTAAGCCAGATAAACAAAAAAAGGTTTTTGATGCACAAAAAGCCATAGAAGATGCCCTGAAGATAATCGGCAAACAATTAGAAGCTCATGATATTAGTGTCACGGTCAAAACGCGATGTGATGAAGCCAAACATGACCTCGCACATTGTTTTGACGTCGATGGTTATGAGGGTGAGTTCAAGCAAGTGGTGATTAATCTTATCAATAATGCACGCGAGGCTATCGAAGAAAAGCTCAAAAGTGATCCCACATCAAAAAAAGAAATTTCAGTTCTTATTGAGCGGAAGATGAGTGATTTATCGATTCGTATCAGAGATAGCGGTGGGGGTATCAAAGAAGAGATGCTAGATTCGATTTTTGATATTTATATCTCAAGCAAAGAAGAGCAACAAGGGACGGGTTTGGGCTTGTATATGTCCAAACTCATCATCGAACGCAATATGTTGGGCATGATACATGCGAAAAATAGAGAAGAAGGGGCGGAGTTTGAAATCTTACTGTTTGCTGCATCTTAA
- a CDS encoding ArsS family sensor histidine kinase, whose product MPKLSIVALISGFFIFMLALINTALYFEHQRQKKEWQYFALQRFEMAMKLIHDNTKETLDQETKLKIKTSHMSKSVLQKEGEMIIQSQFSDMMRYKGKLFFIPKPPPRPPINGDVLHLRTFQNPLILEDMEQFSYGRFIILSGLINVLMLLFFWVVLNKLLNLKNLKQAIMRIEETNHFNPIVLNSADELGDIAHEFNQAMEKIHLLKEARTFFLRNILHELKTPIMMGKIVSNSLEESKKKQQLQQAFVRLERLLSEMVKIEKLNSNEWKLKKQEYRLVDILDHARDLLMCDTSRIKILGIAQAPLITVDFELFSTAFKNLLDNALKYSQADVLIHISATHIKICSFAKALEAQKLDFSKPFNRETEGATSGLGLGLYIVNAILKKHGGTLEYEYQNQQNCFMFRLGDLK is encoded by the coding sequence ATGCCTAAGCTATCGATTGTCGCACTGATTTCAGGGTTTTTTATTTTTATGTTAGCTCTGATTAATACGGCTTTATATTTTGAACACCAGCGACAAAAAAAAGAGTGGCAATATTTTGCATTGCAACGTTTTGAAATGGCCATGAAATTGATACATGATAATACCAAAGAGACATTAGACCAAGAAACAAAGCTCAAAATCAAAACCAGTCATATGTCTAAATCGGTGCTTCAAAAAGAGGGGGAAATGATAATTCAAAGTCAATTTTCTGATATGATGCGCTATAAAGGGAAACTCTTTTTTATACCAAAACCACCGCCAAGACCTCCTATCAATGGGGATGTTTTGCATCTTCGAACATTCCAAAATCCATTGATTTTAGAAGACATGGAACAATTTTCTTATGGACGATTTATAATTTTAAGCGGACTTATCAATGTTTTGATGTTGCTTTTCTTTTGGGTGGTACTAAACAAACTTTTGAATCTCAAAAACTTAAAACAAGCGATTATGCGCATCGAAGAGACGAATCATTTTAATCCGATTGTCTTAAATAGTGCCGATGAGTTGGGAGATATTGCCCATGAATTTAATCAGGCTATGGAAAAAATCCATCTTTTAAAAGAGGCGCGAACCTTTTTCTTGCGCAATATTTTACACGAATTAAAAACGCCTATCATGATGGGCAAAATTGTGTCAAATTCGCTTGAAGAATCCAAGAAAAAACAACAACTGCAACAAGCCTTTGTCCGATTGGAACGGCTGCTTTCTGAAATGGTAAAAATAGAAAAATTAAACTCAAATGAGTGGAAATTAAAAAAGCAAGAGTATCGGTTGGTGGATATTTTAGATCATGCTCGCGATCTTTTGATGTGTGATACCTCCCGGATTAAAATACTCGGAATCGCACAAGCCCCTCTCATTACGGTAGATTTTGAACTCTTTTCGACGGCTTTTAAAAATCTTCTTGATAATGCGCTCAAATATTCACAGGCTGATGTTTTGATACATATTAGTGCTACGCATATTAAAATCTGCAGTTTTGCCAAGGCACTAGAGGCTCAAAAATTGGATTTTTCCAAACCCTTTAACCGAGAAACAGAAGGCGCAACATCAGGCTTGGGATTGGGACTTTATATTGTCAATGCCATCTTAAAAAAGCATGGGGGCACCTTGGAATATGAATATCAAAATCAACAGAATTGTTTCATGTTTCGCCTTGGTGATTTGAAATAA
- a CDS encoding ABC transporter ATP-binding protein translates to MSLKVQNISYQLKSRLLLDALSFEAHEGEMKVIIGPNGAGKTTLLKIVSRILKQQQGHLYLNEQSIDDFSPRDISKILSYMPQFSEFPSMRVLEVLELGRYTSAKGRIKKEDRMLIEQMIADLSLEKVLDKNIATLSGGERQKVLLAASLIQEPKILILDEPISSLDPKNQLEVLKIIKKMTKERHIITLIVLHDIQHALHYGDALLMLKQGRVFKEIRTHEIEAAHLNQLFEVESKLFKEEHHTFIYYTHSHENHDKWHTH, encoded by the coding sequence ATGTCACTCAAAGTCCAAAATATTTCCTATCAGCTCAAATCACGCTTGCTCTTAGATGCGCTCTCTTTTGAAGCACATGAGGGTGAGATGAAAGTCATCATCGGCCCCAATGGTGCGGGGAAAACGACGCTCTTGAAGATTGTATCGCGAATATTAAAACAACAACAAGGCCATCTGTATCTTAATGAACAATCCATCGATGACTTCTCTCCTAGAGACATCTCAAAAATCCTCTCTTATATGCCACAATTTAGTGAATTTCCCTCGATGCGTGTTTTAGAGGTTTTGGAGTTGGGAAGATATACGAGCGCCAAAGGAAGGATTAAAAAAGAGGATCGGATGTTGATTGAGCAAATGATTGCCGATTTATCGCTTGAGAAAGTTTTGGACAAAAATATCGCCACCCTCAGTGGCGGGGAGCGCCAAAAAGTTTTACTCGCGGCCTCACTCATACAAGAGCCAAAAATTTTGATACTGGATGAACCTATATCAAGTTTGGACCCTAAAAATCAACTGGAAGTTTTGAAAATTATCAAAAAAATGACAAAAGAGCGCCATATCATCACCCTCATTGTGCTTCATGATATCCAACATGCTTTACACTATGGTGATGCTTTGTTGATGCTCAAACAAGGGCGTGTGTTTAAAGAAATCCGAACACACGAGATAGAAGCAGCCCATCTCAATCAACTTTTTGAAGTGGAATCCAAATTATTTAAAGAGGAACATCATACCTTTATCTACTACACGCATTCACACGAAAATCACGACAAATGGCACACCCATTAA
- a CDS encoding EAL domain-containing protein, producing the protein MSHAFHISILYVEDEKSVRSSVARSLSLIADHVYTAENGEDALLCLKTNPIDLIITDIRMPKLDGLSFVETLRNEGLVVPVIITSAFNETDYLQKAIDLNIEKFILKPIRLVTLMDAVTKQADIIENKRLLTAKIEELSRYRKVIEETNFSMYIDSDKKVTNINEALRDFIMRLGMDPDSIQSIDDIFQKQDKHDLMERVLQYKIFSDSVTLNLNHEKFSVLVTAFASSIEDDNIKEITILFKDITTILRDKEALIDRLYKDELTGLPNRQKLFYDLLQFHQKICMLLIDIDGFSKINHLYGFHTGDIVLKEVAKVLTEYQSDGRINALYKSDMDLFVVVIDKPDSKDLSQVEALSMEIIKDLESHQFVILDDTEINIGITIGASSSTQEDLYIEASLALEMAKRTRSDFKCFNNFTDMKHTAEKNLKMQNKIKKALRESKIINYYQSIVDSKGEVIKYEALVRMEDPDNGEILTPYQFLDIARESKNYPLLTKQVIKNAFADFGASNIEFSINLSFVDIINPEIVLMLEDMLKSHQGKTVTIELLEVEGLIDVSETIRFCKNMKSMGANIAIDDFGSGYSNFIYFFDIPIDILKIDGSLIKRVGDYRGYIALETIVEFARKLNIKTVAEFVEDANIFEKLKKLNLDMYQGYHFSKPKPLSAL; encoded by the coding sequence ATGAGCCACGCTTTTCATATCTCGATTTTATATGTCGAAGATGAAAAATCAGTCCGAAGTTCGGTGGCGCGTTCACTCTCTCTCATTGCTGATCACGTTTATACTGCTGAAAATGGAGAGGACGCACTGCTTTGTCTGAAAACCAATCCGATTGATCTGATTATCACAGATATCCGTATGCCCAAACTCGATGGATTGAGTTTTGTGGAGACATTACGAAACGAAGGTCTTGTGGTACCAGTGATTATTACTTCGGCTTTTAATGAGACGGATTATCTGCAAAAAGCAATCGACTTAAATATCGAAAAATTTATTCTCAAGCCGATTCGTCTGGTCACCTTGATGGATGCGGTCACCAAACAAGCCGATATTATTGAAAACAAACGACTCTTAACGGCAAAAATCGAAGAACTCTCACGCTATCGCAAAGTAATAGAAGAGACCAATTTTAGTATGTATATTGATTCTGATAAAAAAGTCACCAATATCAACGAGGCATTGCGCGATTTTATCATGAGATTGGGTATGGACCCAGATAGTATTCAATCCATAGATGATATCTTTCAAAAGCAAGATAAGCATGATTTGATGGAGCGCGTGTTGCAATATAAAATTTTTAGCGATTCGGTGACGCTGAATCTAAATCATGAAAAATTTTCAGTTTTAGTCACAGCGTTTGCCTCTTCTATAGAAGACGACAACATCAAAGAAATCACGATTCTTTTTAAAGATATCACGACAATATTAAGAGATAAAGAAGCACTAATTGATCGCTTATACAAAGATGAATTAACAGGCTTGCCCAATCGTCAAAAATTATTTTATGACTTGCTTCAATTTCATCAAAAAATTTGTATGCTGCTCATCGACATCGATGGCTTTTCAAAAATCAACCACCTCTATGGCTTTCACACCGGAGATATTGTCCTAAAAGAAGTAGCCAAAGTGCTCACAGAATATCAGAGCGATGGACGTATCAACGCCCTATACAAAAGTGATATGGACCTTTTTGTTGTTGTGATTGACAAGCCAGATTCAAAGGATTTGTCGCAGGTAGAAGCGCTTTCTATGGAGATTATCAAAGATCTTGAATCCCATCAATTCGTGATTTTAGACGATACCGAAATCAATATTGGTATCACAATAGGTGCGAGTAGCAGTACACAAGAAGATCTCTATATTGAAGCTTCTTTGGCTTTGGAAATGGCCAAAAGAACGCGCAGTGATTTTAAGTGTTTTAATAATTTTACCGATATGAAACATACAGCAGAAAAAAACTTAAAGATGCAAAATAAAATCAAAAAAGCACTCAGAGAGTCTAAAATCATTAATTATTATCAATCCATTGTAGATTCTAAAGGCGAGGTGATAAAGTACGAAGCACTCGTGAGGATGGAAGACCCTGATAATGGAGAAATCTTGACCCCTTATCAATTTTTGGATATTGCTAGAGAGTCCAAAAATTACCCCCTTCTCACCAAGCAAGTCATCAAAAATGCCTTTGCTGATTTTGGCGCATCAAATATTGAATTTAGCATCAATCTCTCTTTTGTTGATATTATAAACCCCGAAATTGTTTTGATGTTAGAAGATATGCTCAAAAGTCATCAAGGTAAAACGGTGACGATAGAATTACTCGAGGTAGAAGGGTTGATTGATGTGAGTGAAACCATCAGGTTTTGCAAAAATATGAAAAGTATGGGGGCTAATATCGCCATCGATGATTTTGGAAGTGGCTATTCTAATTTTATCTACTTTTTCGATATTCCTATTGATATCTTAAAAATCGATGGTTCTTTGATTAAGCGGGTGGGGGATTATCGCGGGTATATTGCCCTAGAGACGATTGTAGAATTTGCACGTAAGTTAAATATCAAAACCGTAGCGGAATTTGTTGAAGATGCGAATATTTTCGAAAAATTAAAAAAACTCAATTTGGATATGTATCAGGGTTATCATTTTTCAAAACCCAAACCACTTTCAGCGCTTTAG
- a CDS encoding response regulator transcription factor, protein MIKILLIEDDAELAQLLAQALKEEGLQVRIALKPLDGLMALQDETFDALVLDLSLPQIDGLEICRVVRESIPNLPIIISSARSDISDKEMGFLRGADDFLPKPYDPRELVFRLKAIMRRSEATDVPNKAIFLLDEAKHVIKKGDQNLRLTHAEYDIIAYMLKKEEMVISREELLLNIGSIKYESSFKSIDVIIGRIRQKIGDDPKNPRFIISVRGIGYKFVNA, encoded by the coding sequence ATGATAAAAATATTATTGATAGAAGATGATGCGGAATTGGCGCAATTATTAGCACAAGCACTCAAAGAAGAAGGCCTTCAGGTGCGTATCGCACTCAAACCGCTTGATGGATTGATGGCCCTTCAGGATGAGACTTTTGATGCTTTGGTGCTTGATCTCTCTTTACCTCAGATTGATGGATTGGAGATTTGTCGGGTGGTGCGAGAATCCATACCGAATTTACCGATTATCATCTCCTCAGCACGCTCTGATATTAGTGATAAAGAGATGGGATTTTTAAGAGGCGCAGATGATTTTCTGCCTAAGCCTTATGACCCTAGGGAGTTAGTCTTTCGCCTAAAAGCAATCATGCGGCGTAGCGAAGCAACAGACGTTCCCAATAAAGCCATTTTTTTATTAGATGAAGCCAAGCATGTGATCAAAAAAGGAGATCAAAATTTGAGATTAACACATGCAGAATATGATATTATCGCCTACATGTTGAAAAAAGAGGAAATGGTGATCTCTCGAGAAGAGCTACTGCTCAATATTGGCTCTATCAAATACGAAAGTAGTTTTAAAAGTATTGATGTGATTATCGGTAGAATTCGACAAAAAATTGGAGACGATCCTAAAAACCCTCGATTTATTATCTCCGTACGTGGTATTGGATATAAGTTTGTCAATGCCTAA